Proteins found in one Tamandua tetradactyla isolate mTamTet1 chromosome 1, mTamTet1.pri, whole genome shotgun sequence genomic segment:
- the LOC143675713 gene encoding isopentenyl-diphosphate delta-isomerase 2-like, with translation MALLSLFSTFPRLISRNLQFPRTVGSQLATLSGGNLDWLDKQQLQRLDEKLIIIDENDKVIGTDTRKNCHLNENIEKGLLHRAFSVALFNTENKLLVQQRADTKLTFPGYFTDSCSSHPICNSEELEEKDAVGIKRAAQRRLQSELGIPQEQVSPEDMSFMTMYHHKAKSDKIWGEHEICYLLLVRKNVPVNPDPSETKSFCYMSKEELKELLERGAKGEVKVTPWLRAISEKFLFKWWDHLPDVSQFAEPHKIHRV, from the exons GTTTCCACGCCTGATATCCAGGAATCTCCAGTTTCCAAGAACG GTTGGATCACAACTAGCAACTTTATCCGGAGGAAATCTTGACTGGCTTGATAAGCAGCAATTGCAGCGCTTAGATGAAAAGTTGATTATTATTGATGAAAATGATAAGGTTATTGGTACAGACACTAGGAAGAATTGCCATTTGAATGAAAACATCGAAAAAG gactGTTGCACCGAGCCTTCAGTGTTGCCTTGTTCAATACAGAGAATAAACTCTTGGTACAGCAGAGAGCAGACACTAAACTTACTTTTCCTG GGTATTTTACTGACTCTTGCTCTAGTCATCCAATATGCAACTCagaagaactggaagaaaaagaCGCTGTTGGAATAAAGAGAGCAGCTCAGAGACGTCTACAGAGTGAGTTGGGAATTCCACAGGAACAG GTTTCTCCAGAGGACATGTCATTTATGACAATGTATCATCACAAGGCAAAATCAGATAAAATTTGGGGAGAACATGAAATTTGTTACCTTCTGCTTGTAAGAAAGAATGTTCCTGTAAATCCAGATCCCAGTGAAACAAAAAGTTTCTGCTACATGAGCAAGGAGGAATTAAAAGAGCTACTGGAAAGAGGGGCTAAAGGAGAAGTAAAAGTTACTCCATGGTTGAGAGCCATCTCAGAGAAGTTTCTGTTTAAATGGTGGGATCACTTACCTGATGTGTCCCAGTTTGCTGAGCCTCATAAAATACACAGGGTGTGA